The window CAATTGGCTGCTTCCATGCATGACATCGGCAAAATCGGTATTCCCGACTCGGTGCTCAAGAAGCCTGCCAAGCTGGATGCCAAAGAGTGGCGGATCATGCAAACACATACGGTCATCGGGCGGGATATTCTGTTGGAGAGCCAGGATCCGCTTTTTCAAATGGGGGCCTTGATCGCGCATCAGCATCACGAAAAATGGAATGGTGCCGGGTATCCGCAGGGGTTGCGGGAGGATGCCATTTCGGTCTGGGCCAGGATTGTCAGTGTGGCGGATGTATTCGATGCCCTGACCATGAAGCGTCCCTATAAGGAACAATGGCCGGTCGAGCAGGCCATGGCCATGATGCAAAAAGATCGTGGTCTCCATTTCGACCCACGCATGTTGGATCTGTTTCAGAAGATTCTTCCGGAGATCCTTCGTATCAAGGAGAAATTTACCTGTCCGTAGCGTCTACGAAAGGGCGGGAAGGGCGCCGAAGACCAGGGGAATCACCACGGAGGGGGAGCGCAAGGGTGGCTGTTGCGGCGTGGACTCCCGCCGTCCCCGGTCGAGGGCTGCGTCGATGGGGACTCCCTGGGCCAGGGCTTTGAGAAAAACCGACAACAAAACATTGTCCATCAGCGGGGGTCCCTGAACGTCGGCCATTTCCGCTTTTTCCGTGATGGGGACCACGTTCCGGCTGGAAGAACAGGTGCTCGGGTCGGGCCAGGCCATGGTGATCGGGATTCCGTTATTGGCGAGCTCGTCGGCCAGGAGCGCGGTTGCCGACCAGGGGGGCGGGCCTCCCGGTGGGGCCTGTCCAAGGATGATCAGAAGTTCGATGCCGCTTTCTTTCAATTCGGGCGTGGCGATTTCCTGACCGCTTCGGGGATCGGGATTTCCCCCCTCGTCGATGAACTGGAAAAATCCCCGGTTGGCGCGTACCAGAGTCGTGCCATCGAGGATCAATCCCTTGGGCTGCAAACGGTGGACTTCCTGAAGCAATCCCGCGAAACTTCCCGAAGGTTCCCAGTGCAGTTCCACCATCTCCTGATTCAGGGGTGGCGGGATCCTTCTGTGATGCCGGGCGGCGGAAGGTGGGTGCGGGGGGAAGGTTGCCAGTATTTTCAGTGGCGACGGCGGATGAAGGTGGAAAAACCGGTGTGGTGTACGTGGCGTTCCACCCTTGCGACGGATGCTCCAACCCCGATTGCCGATCCAGGGAAGATGGGTGGGGGGACGCAACAACTCCCATGGGAGGAGGATGATCTCGGGGAGGGGACTTTGGACGACAAGAAAAAGATCCTCGCCGGGAACGATCCGTGTCTGGAGAAATGGCCAGGAGGGGGCGAGCCAGGCATCGAACAGTTCGATTCCGGTGCTGATGAGGGCGGTTTGTTCCAATTCCGCGGGCAACGGGTGGAGAAACAGGGAGCGGAAATGATCGACGATGGCCAGAACCTCACGGAGTCTTGCCTGGGTCAATGAATGATGCTTGAGCCAACGTCCCTGGAAACGAATCCGGATCAGGAGGTCCGCGTCTGGGTCCTGAGACCAGGGGAGGGTGATCAGTTCGATGATGTTCACGAGGGCGTTCCGTGGCCCAGGAGAGACCGGGCCCTGTTGGCGACTTCGCGGCGTATGTCTTCCTCATCGTCGATGATTCGGTGCTTCATCAGGATACGCCCGGCGACGATGGTGGTATCGACGACGTGGCCCGTGGCGGAATAGACCAGGTTGGAGGCAAGGTTCAGGGGAGGGGTCATCGACGGATCATTGGTGTCGATCAGGAGCAGATCGGCGGGTTGTCCGGGGGCGAGGAGACCCGATGCCCCAAGTAGCGGCGCTTTTCTTCCCTGGGCGATGTCCAGTACCTGGGGGGCGGGGAGGGTGGTGGGGTCTTCGGTGGCGTGTTTTTGGATCAGGGCGAAGGTTTTCATCTCCGAAAACAGATCGAGGCTGTTGTTCGACGCGGCGCCATCGCTTCCGAGTCCGACCGGAATTCCCAGTGACGCGACCCGACCGTAGGGGAAAATTCCTCCGACCGCCAGTTTCAGGTTGGAGGTTGGATTGGTGACCAGGGTGGCGCCGCGACGGGCGATCAGTTCCAGTTCCGCGTCATCGAGAAAGACGCCGTGGGCGAGGATGCAGCGTTCATGCAGCAATCCCAGGGCGTCAAGATGGAAGGCCGGGCGCATCCCGTGTTGTCTCAGGCACGCTTCGACTTCCCATCGATTTTCCGAAAGGTGAATATGAACCCCAAGGTCATGATCCGCGGAAAATCGGGCGCACCAGCGCAGATTCCCGGGAGTGACCGCATAGATCGAGTGGGGAAAAAGGATTGGCCGGATGTGCGGACCATGATGTTCGGGATCTCTCATGATCTCCATGGCCGTCTCCTTGCAGACTTTTCCTTGTTCCGGTCCCTGGGCGTCCACCATTGCCATCCCCAGACTGGCGCGCAGGCCGCTGTCATGAACCGCCCGGGCGACGGCGTGATAATGCCAATATCCATCCTGAAAGACGACGGTTCCGCAGCGGATCATTTCCAGGCAGGCCAGGCGCGTTCCCCAATAGACATCTTCCGCGCTCAAGCGTGCCTCGGCGGGCCAGATCCGTTCCTTGAGCCATGTTTCAAGGGGCAAATCGTCGCCGGCGCCGCGAAACAGCGTCATGGCGGCGTGGGTATGGCCATTGACCAGACCCGGAAGCGCCGTCATGCCGCGGGCATCGAGGCGTGGAAACGTGGAAGGGTTGCTCCCGGTCTCATTGGGTTCGCCGGATCCGACCTGTTCGATGCGTCCATCTTTGATGAGGATCGACAACGGACCCGCTCGTCCTTCCAGAAAAACATTGTGAATGAAAAGATTCATGGCAGGTTCAGGAGCGTCTCCAGGATTCCATGCGCCAGGGGGGCGTTGTCGGCGACCTGGCTTCGGAACAGGTCCATCGTCAGAGGATCGCCGCCGATGCCATTGGCAAAATTGTCCACGATGGCAACCGCCGCATAGGGAAGACCCAGTTCGCAAGCCAAAATACATTCCGATGCCAAGGTCATGCCCACAATCTCGGCCCATGGGGCGTGGCAACGGATTTCCGCTGCCGTTTCAAAGCGGGGACCCGTGGTCTGCCAATAGACGGCCCCATCCACCGGTGCGGGCAGACCAGCGCGGGACAGGGCGGCCAGGAGAACGGACCGCAGGACCGGATCGAATCGCGGCAGGACATGTCCCCGGGCATCGGCAAAAAAGGTCGGGTTGAGGTTGGGGGCGAAAAAATCATCAGGCACCACCACCGAACCGGGAGGAAGATGCCGTCGCAGGCTTCCGACCGACCCCAGGGCAACCACGGAACGAACGCCAGCCTGCTTCAAGGCGGCAAAATGGGCCAGGTGATCGATCCGATGGGGGGGATCATAGTCATCCAGTCCATGGCGTTGCAACAGAATTCGGCCTGAGACCTCCAGGAACGCTACCGTCCCATGCGGCGTTGCGACCTGGAAGCGCCGCGCCTGGCAAAACGGCTCGGTCTTCATCAAACCCATGAGCGAGGTCCCGACGATGACGGCCTTCTGTTCGGTCCCGGTCATGGGTCAGCGCGACCAGAAGCGCCACCAGGGGGCCTGGGGCAGTCCTGGGCTGGGCGGTTTCGGCTGTTCAAGTCTTGTTTCGACCTTCTTCGGGGCGGCAGGGGCATCGTTCGGTGGACCGTCCATTCCGGGTTGGCGAACGGTTCTCGGGGTCAATTCCTCGGTATAGGCGGGTTGATACTTGCCCCCCTGCATCACGTCGGCGTCGGTCGGGACGGGTGGTTTGTTTTCCCCCCGTGGTTCCGTGGGAGCGCCGGGGGTCGCTTCCTGTTCGGTTTGGGTTGATGCTTCTTCGCGTTCATCCTTTTTGCCCCAGGGCCAGAAGGACCAGAAGGATTTTTTCCCGGTCTCGGAGGCTTCGGTTGCGTTCTTTTCATGTTCCTGCATGGCCCTGTCTGCCTGGATCTCGGACGGATCGGCGGTCCCGGCCATCGGGGCTTCGGGCAGGTTGGAGGTCCCGGAGTCCCGAGTGGTGGCGGGGGCCGATTCGTTTGGTTCCACGGCGGATGCGGGAGATGATTCCGATGTGGTCTCGGAGGCGGAATCCTTTTTCAGGAAACGGGGCCAGAAGGATGGGGAGTTCTCTGCCGCCGACTCCGATTCCTTCGGTGGATCGGTCATCGGTTTGCTGAATTCTCCGCCGAAAAGCCATTTGGCGTAACTTCTGTCTTCGTTCTCCCGGGATGAATGACGTGGATCATAGAGGGAATCGTTGAAATTTTTCTGGATGTCCCGGACCAACCCCTGTTCGTCGAAAGTGATTTCGATACGGTTGGTGACCCTTGAGAATGTTCGTTGAATGTTTTTAAACTGCCGGTCCTGGATATAGATCCACCGTTCCTGACGAAAGGTGTTGACCAGGGTTGGCGGTCCGAGAAGTTCGCGAACCTGGTCGCGATGGGTCTGGCCGATGTGAATCTGGTCCGCCTTGTCGGTTTCGATGATGTTGCCCGATTCGCTGACGATGGC is drawn from Magnetococcales bacterium and contains these coding sequences:
- a CDS encoding amidohydrolase gives rise to the protein MNLFIHNVFLEGRAGPLSILIKDGRIEQVGSGEPNETGSNPSTFPRLDARGMTALPGLVNGHTHAAMTLFRGAGDDLPLETWLKERIWPAEARLSAEDVYWGTRLACLEMIRCGTVVFQDGYWHYHAVARAVHDSGLRASLGMAMVDAQGPEQGKVCKETAMEIMRDPEHHGPHIRPILFPHSIYAVTPGNLRWCARFSADHDLGVHIHLSENRWEVEACLRQHGMRPAFHLDALGLLHERCILAHGVFLDDAELELIARRGATLVTNPTSNLKLAVGGIFPYGRVASLGIPVGLGSDGAASNNSLDLFSEMKTFALIQKHATEDPTTLPAPQVLDIAQGRKAPLLGASGLLAPGQPADLLLIDTNDPSMTPPLNLASNLVYSATGHVVDTTIVAGRILMKHRIIDDEEDIRREVANRARSLLGHGTPS
- a CDS encoding MTAP family purine nucleoside phosphorylase, which produces MTGTEQKAVIVGTSLMGLMKTEPFCQARRFQVATPHGTVAFLEVSGRILLQRHGLDDYDPPHRIDHLAHFAALKQAGVRSVVALGSVGSLRRHLPPGSVVVPDDFFAPNLNPTFFADARGHVLPRFDPVLRSVLLAALSRAGLPAPVDGAVYWQTTGPRFETAAEIRCHAPWAEIVGMTLASECILACELGLPYAAVAIVDNFANGIGGDPLTMDLFRSQVADNAPLAHGILETLLNLP
- the bamE gene encoding outer membrane protein assembly factor BamE; amino-acid sequence: MSVLSYPLARFLVLVCSLFLAACQAIVSESGNIIETDKADQIHIGQTHRDQVRELLGPPTLVNTFRQERWIYIQDRQFKNIQRTFSRVTNRIEITFDEQGLVRDIQKNFNDSLYDPRHSSRENEDRSYAKWLFGGEFSKPMTDPPKESESAAENSPSFWPRFLKKDSASETTSESSPASAVEPNESAPATTRDSGTSNLPEAPMAGTADPSEIQADRAMQEHEKNATEASETGKKSFWSFWPWGKKDEREEASTQTEQEATPGAPTEPRGENKPPVPTDADVMQGGKYQPAYTEELTPRTVRQPGMDGPPNDAPAAPKKVETRLEQPKPPSPGLPQAPWWRFWSR